The DNA sequence CGTGCGGGACTATGCGGCGAAGCAGAACACCGAGACGATGCTGGCAGCAGGAATGGCGGAGAAGAGCGCCGAGTTCCGGGCCAAGGGCGGGGAGATTTATTTGCCGGCTGTTGGGTAAGTGAGTCTTGGTCGCAATCGATTTCAGCTTTTAATAAGCAGATGATTGGGCAATTATATACCTTAGTTAGCGAGACTTGAATGGGCGCGCATCTTAGTAAGGAAGCAGTGGCCAGCCATTTCGCGCAGGCGGGGATCACTGAGAATGACGCTTTAAGGGCTGAGCGCGGGGTGACCCTCGTAATGAGTATGCAGCTTCAGCAAGACCCCCCGGACTTCCCGGTACAGGGTTCCGATGGTTTCAAACACGTCAGCGCCAGCGAATGGCACGTCGGCGGGCATGATAGCTTGGCAATTGATGCTGGGCGGCTCCCCGTAAATTATCCGACTCCGACTTCGAGCAATCTCCATCGGAGGGAAGCCGGCTCCTATTTGCCACTGCCCCCCGCGCGAGGACACTCCCTCGGGTGTAGAGTAATTGAAAGCCGCTGTAGTTGTCGTGGCGACCTGTAAAAGGGCACGGTGCTTCTGGATGTTATCAAGCTGGTTTAGCGCCCAAAGATTATAGTTTCCTTCTTTCCATGGCTTGAACTCATTAAAAAGTAACTCTTGGAAATCAGGAAGATAGCGAGCCAGGTCTTTAAACTTAACCCTCCCAGTATGAGTTTTTCCACACCCGTTGCAGTTATGAATTATTGGCGAGAAGTCCTTTCTCAACTCTGTTTCGGTGCCCCGGAATGGGAAATTGACAGAATCGGAAAGCCTTTTGCTCACGCCTTGGACTAGCGTGCTAACTGCAGTGTCCAGAGCGCTTCTTAATGCATGGACACCGGAGCCAATCAAAAGCGGAAACTCTTTTGGTAGGCGGTTTGCAAAAAGCACGATACGATGCCCGTGCTCGTCAATCTCTTCCCGATAGCCGCATTGTTTGTTCTCGATATAGCTAATGATGTATTGCCGAGCGTCGAGAAATTGCGCGTCGGCCCAGTCCATCTTAAACGCTGCTTGCCAAAGCGGTGTTGGCCGAAGCGGATTCAGAAGCGGATCATTGTTAGACAAGCGGCCACCCCAAACAGAAGATACCTTCTCTGAAGCGGAGACGGAGGCCCGTCGAGAAGCTGCGCTCAAGCGTATGCTACCGACCCCCCACAAGCCGCACAAGGCTAGCGGGAAGCCACCCAAGGAGTCGAGTCAGTTGGGGAAATAGCGCTTCCCGCGCGTGCCGATCTGGCGCGGGATTTTCGCCAGCTTAGGCGGCGAGCTTGTCAGTCCGCCGATAGGTAAGACGGCGACCTTCGCCACCCTTGAGGATGGCCGCAGCGCGCTCGCCATCGGTCAACTCGCGGGTGCGGTCGCGCTGTCGCCTCCAACCCATGTCGCGCCTGGCTGGCATCGCCGGCCATAGGCCTGTTGCCAATCCCCACTCTCCGTTTTTGCAACGCAGCACGCAACCCCCTATATTCGCTCCACGCGTTGGCAGAGTGGGGCCGGGAGACAGGCAGTGAAGACTTTGGTTCTGGTGGCGGCGGCGGCGCTGCTGGTCACGCCCGCGATGGCGATGGCCTATGGTGGCCCCGGTGGCGGCGGTCGCGGCGGCGGCTTCAGCGGCGGGCGCGGTGGGCCCGGCGGCTATGGCGGCGGCTTTCGCGGCAATTCCGGTGGTCCGCGCTTCGGCGGCGGTTATCGGCCCGGCTTCGGCGGCGTCCGTCCCGGCTATGGCGCCTTTCGCCCCGGCTATGCCGGCTTCGGCCGCCCGGCCTTTTACCGCGGCGGCTTTGCCCGCCCCTATTTCGCCCGCCCCTACCTCGTGCGCCCGGTCTATTATGGCGGCTATTTTCCCGCGGCCTTCGGCTTCGGCCTCGGCTTTTACAACAGCTGGCCGCTGGTCGGCGGTTATGGCTATCCGGCGGCGATCAACTACACCACCAACGTCTATGCGGCGCCCCCGGTCGCCGCCCCGCCGGAAGCCGCCGGCCCGGCAGCCTGTGGCGACTGGGCCTGGGATGTCGGGTCGGGCAGCTATGTCTGGCAGCCGCAGGGCTGTTGATCTCAATCCTCGGCCGGCGGCGGCGCCATGGTGAAATCGTCGAACCGCCGCTGCTGGTCGGGCGTCAGCGTGGCATATAGCGCCTTCAACGCCGCCGACTGGCGCTGCAGATCGGCCAGTTCGGCCTTCAGCTCGGCCTCCACCAGGTCGATCCGGCGCGGCGCCGTCAGCCTGGGAAACATCGCCGCCGCAGCCCGGTGGTGCTGGTCCGCCGCTGCCTGCGAAGGGGTGGCGGCGACATAGGCCGCCCAGCGCGCTTCCTGCCCCGGGGTCAGTTGCAGCGCCGCATGCAGGCCTTCGAATTGCGCGCCGGCGGCCTGCTGCTGCGCCCGGCCGGGCCCGGCAACGACCAGCAATACCGACAGCAACGCGATACCGAATTTCATCCTGCGCCTCCTGATCCGGCGCCAGCGATAGCGTGCCCGCGGACCGGCCGATAGCCCCGGCGCAGACGGCCATGCTGTCCTACACGGCGATTTCCTGCCATGATGCGAAATCGACGCGCTCTTTGATATCGTCAGCCTGTTCAACACCTTCCGGCCGGCATGTGCCGATGTGCAAAAGCCGAAATCGCTGTGACTTTCGAGACTTTCTGAAGATTTGTTAACCTTTTTTGGATGCACCCTGACGGCCTTCGGCGCCACCCCGGCACCGGCCGGGATGACGCCATTCATAGGCAGAAGGTCAGGCCGCAAACGCCGCGCGACGGCGCATCGCGGCGCCGGTCAGGCCGAAGCCGGCGATCAGCATCGCCCAGGTCGTCGGTTCGGGGACGCCCGGCGCGCCGACATCGAACGTCAACGTATTGCCGCCGCCGTTGAGCGCACGGTTGTCGAGTTGACCCGTGAACAACGTCTGGCCGGACGCACCGAAGATGGAAATGCCGAACAGGTCGCGATCGCTGTTGGAATCGGTCCGTCCGAATATGGCCAGGCTGGCAAGGTCGGTGGGCGCCAGCAGCGTGATTTCCAGAAATTCCGAGGCAGCGGCTGAATCGGAATGATAGATGTCGGGGAACAGGACCGGCGCCAGTCCGTCGATCGCCTTGTCCGGCGTGGACTGCGCAGAATAGTTGCCGCTGCCCGCCGCCGTGGCACCATTGCTCGCCAGCGCGACATTGACACCGCTGCCCGCGGCGAACGCCTGGACTTCGCCGACCTGCAACCATGTCGGAACAAGGTTGGTGATACGGATCGTCGTTGCACCGATCACGCTCGCTGCTGCGACCGGCGTGCCGGACGCGAACAGGCTCAATATTGCTGAAGCCATCAAGAACCGACGCATTCTCATTCCCCTGCTAACGAACGGGTCACATCCCGTGTCATCAGGTAAAGGCTCCGAATGGCGCCGGAACGGCTCACCGACCTGAAATTTATTTTTTGCGTCAATCAGTTCGCGCGATGCGGTGCGGCGACGCATCGCGACCGGACCAGCCGGGACGGCGGTCCTGCAAGCGCGATCCCTTCAGGTTATCCACCGACGCAGCGGCAACCGCCGGCATGGACAATCACTGTGACTTTCGAGACTTTGTAAATTTCGGTTAACCTTGTCGGCGCACCCTGACCGCCGTCGGCGTCACCCCGGCCCCCGCCGGGATGACGCCATTGCGAGGCAGAGGTCAGGCCGCAACCGCGGCGCGGCGGCGCATCGCGGCGCCGGTCAGGCCGAAGCCGGCGACCATCATCGCCCAGGTCATCGGTTCGGGAACCGCGCCGGCAAAGCGCACTTCCGACAGGCCGGCGTTCCAGCTGGCTTCGGCATAGGTGCCCTGGCCATAGTTGTTGAGGATGTCGAGGCGGACAAAGCGTGCGTCGCCGGTGAAGCTGGCCACCTGCCCCGCCAGCGGCTGGCCGGTGCCGAGCGCCAGCGTGCCGCTGAACATCTCGCTGAAGTTGACGCCGTCGGTCGACCCGAACAGCTGGTAATCCTTGACGCCGCGCAGGATCGTCGACTGGAATTCGGCCGGGTTGCCGAAATTGTAGTTCCAGATCGTCGCGCCCTTCAGGGCATAGGTGGCGCCCAGGTCGAACAGCAGCGTCGCCTGGTTGACGCCCAGGTCGGTCATCCACATGTCGCTGTAGGTGGCGCTGTGCTTGCCGTTCGACAGCCCGCTGCCGTTGATCAGGTTGACGTCCTTATATTCGCCGAAGAACGGAAAGGTGTTCGACGCAACGACGCTGACCGGCGTGATGGTCGCCGCGGAAAGCGGCGCAGCGATGGCCGCAGCGGCGGCGAAAGCGAGCAGGTGACGCATATCAATGACCCTTTAGTGGTTGTTGCCAAGGTCTTGATAGGGGGACGCTATTTCACTTTCGTGCAAGTTTCGTTAAGACACCAAGTCATTCGGCCTGCTGGTCGGTCAGCGACTCAGCCGGGCCATCCCGGTTCGCCGGCAACCACCGCAGCCCGACCAGCGCCGCGCCGACGAACCCCGGCAGCAGCGCCAGTTGCAGCAGCACCACCCGCTGCTCGACTGGCCCGATCAGCGCCGCACCCGCCAGGGCGGCCCCCAGCGCCATGACGAGCAGCCCCACGGCCTCGGGCCGCCAGCGCCGGCGCGCCATCAGCCGCTGGTTGACCAGCGCCACCGTCTCCGGGCTGGCCCGCAAGGCCTCGCGCACGGTCTTGTTGCTGATCGCCTTGCCGATGACGCCGGTGATGAGCGCGACAACCGCCACGATCGCCACGAACACCGTCATCGCGATGATGAGCTCTCTTGTTTCCATCCCTCGCCTGTCCCGATGGCGCTGCACTGCAGCGTATTAGGCCAACCATACACCGGGCCGCATCGAGGTCAACCCGCCCCCGGCGCCCAGTCCGGCGGGGCAAGCACGAAGCCGGCAAAATCGAACCCCGGCGCGACGACGCAGCTGACCAGCGCCCAGCCGGTTTCGGCACGCGCCGCCTGCCATCGCCCGGCAGGCACCACGGCCTGCGGCGCCGCGCCCGACAGTATGTCCGGGCCCAGTTCGACCCACGCGGCCGGCGTCATCGCGTCGGCCGCAATACCGAGCACGATCGGCGCCCCGGCGTGCCAGCACCAGATCTCATCAGCATCGACCCGGTGCCAGTGCGACTGCTGGCCCGCCTCGAGAAGGAAATGGATCGCCGTGACAGTGCTGCGGCCACGATCGGCAGCAGGCGCCCGCCAGGTTTCACGGTACCAGCCACCCTCCGGGTGCGGCGCCAGCCCCAGTGCAGCGATGATCTTCGCGGCATCGGCCGCCGGTGTCATTTGGTCGACGGGTTGGACGCATTGGGCTTCGGCGGCTTGGCCGCCTTGGGTTTGCGTGTTTCCTTGTTCGACTTCGCTTGACCCTTGGCCATGGTGCTTCTCCGCTATGACAATCGGCGCAGCATAAACGGATCGTCCCCGAAAAGCCCGCCTGGAATGGTGCGGGCCGTCATTTCAGCTCGGCTGCCAGTTCGCCCAATGCCTTGGCATAGGCGTCGCGCCGATCGCTGACGAACGGGTCGGTGCTCGCCGCCAGCAACGGCGCGAAGGCGAAATCCTTGGCGCCAAGGGCATCGGCCAGTTCCGGTTCCGATCGCAGCAACGCATCGCAGATCGCCGCCACGGCAATGACCCGAAGCCACATCACCGGCGTTCGCTGCGGATCAAGTCGGGCGATCTGGGACGCCAGCGGTTCGAGGTAACGACCGCCCTGGGCAAGCATGGCGTTGAATTCGTCCACACGGATCAGCCGCGGCGGCCCGTCCGACGCCGTCATCATCGATGTGGCGATGATCGGCAATGTGTCCCGAAAGACATGCTCATGTTCCAACCGCCAGTCGCACGCCGGATGGTCGAGGAGGAACCAGCTGCCCGACAGGGCCTGGAAGATCAGCGCACGAAAACGCACGATCCGCAACATCGACTGATCGACGGAAAAGTCGAAATAGGCCATCTGGGCCTCGATCAACTCGAGCAACGCGATCAGCCTGGCGATCCGATACAGGGTGCTGCGGTAGAAATAGCCTCGGCCGCTCAGATCATGCCCATATTCGACGA is a window from the Polymorphobacter fuscus genome containing:
- a CDS encoding cupin domain-containing protein, with the translated sequence MTPAADAAKIIAALGLAPHPEGGWYRETWRAPAADRGRSTVTAIHFLLEAGQQSHWHRVDADEIWCWHAGAPIVLGIAADAMTPAAWVELGPDILSGAAPQAVVPAGRWQAARAETGWALVSCVVAPGFDFAGFVLAPPDWAPGAG
- a CDS encoding Spy/CpxP family protein refolding chaperone, whose product is MKFGIALLSVLLVVAGPGRAQQQAAGAQFEGLHAALQLTPGQEARWAAYVAATPSQAAADQHHRAAAAMFPRLTAPRRIDLVEAELKAELADLQRQSAALKALYATLTPDQQRRFDDFTMAPPPAED
- a CDS encoding PEPxxWA-CTERM sorting domain-containing protein, producing MRHLLAFAAAAAIAAPLSAATITPVSVVASNTFPFFGEYKDVNLINGSGLSNGKHSATYSDMWMTDLGVNQATLLFDLGATYALKGATIWNYNFGNPAEFQSTILRGVKDYQLFGSTDGVNFSEMFSGTLALGTGQPLAGQVASFTGDARFVRLDILNNYGQGTYAEASWNAGLSEVRFAGAVPEPMTWAMMVAGFGLTGAAMRRRAAVAA
- a CDS encoding PEPxxWA-CTERM sorting domain-containing protein, yielding MRRRTASRELIDAKNKFQVGEPFRRHSEPLPDDTGCDPFVSRGMRMRRFLMASAILSLFASGTPVAAASVIGATTIRITNLVPTWLQVGEVQAFAAGSGVNVALASNGATAAGSGNYSAQSTPDKAIDGLAPVLFPDIYHSDSAAASEFLEITLLAPTDLASLAIFGRTDSNSDRDLFGISIFGASGQTLFTGQLDNRALNGGGNTLTFDVGAPGVPEPTTWAMLIAGFGLTGAAMRRRAAFAA